A single Sphingobium sp. EP60837 DNA region contains:
- a CDS encoding DUF3768 domain-containing protein: MEATTDQIATVAALNDIARRTMGVTCRTVITQGIAALDENTQSDILKMIEGFEDFTPDNDPHGEHDAGFLYRDVIGQWHTRWTDDSTRPALSVMWKFDYYDRDLEFGSAEPWNPDATTRVLTILLTSEY; encoded by the coding sequence ATGGAAGCGACAACTGACCAGATCGCCACCGTTGCGGCGCTGAACGACATTGCGCGGCGAACGATGGGCGTGACTTGTCGCACCGTGATTACGCAAGGCATCGCGGCGCTGGACGAGAATACGCAGTCCGACATTCTCAAGATGATCGAGGGCTTTGAGGATTTCACACCCGACAACGATCCTCACGGCGAGCATGACGCCGGTTTCCTTTATCGCGATGTGATCGGCCAATGGCATACCCGCTGGACTGACGACAGCACGCGCCCAGCCCTCTCGGTCATGTGGAAGTTCGACTATTACGACCGCGATCTTGAATTTGGCAGCGCCGAACCATGGAATCCCGATGCCACAACCCGCGTGCTCACCATTCTCCTAACCAGCGAATATTGA
- a CDS encoding Fic/DOC family protein produces the protein MSDPYTWRNSDVLRNKLGIRDDNILKEREAFFSVVRHGELVVQRAAPATNAREYRELHNHLFQDVYDWAGRFRTVDISKPGSTFARAHFIARSMEHEFKQLPDLQTLKSMDRDRFADTMGRHISELNAVHPFREGNGRTMRLHLQLHSLAAEKFVSIQAMGPKDWMEASRDSFHTGNHASLAKVIRDAMPLEQNRVEPARGPAGIAFPPSMESLMPVGERRAMSIEQAKDQISRYLPTAQTVASRQHEQLNRIAETSADMRQLAARSAQELAFFRDPKGPMHHLQLIEQRRYHQIEVNWSEGMDPLQRVRAISAGAADFLSKMTDRDIQAADRALRLQVMPPGVSQVDLRLAAQFEKNSPEQNRADARFAQFQLAIDKRVATATERGASKEQLAQIVESAKAHVAATLREGKSPTPTAEKSKDRER, from the coding sequence GTGAGCGACCCTTACACCTGGCGTAACAGCGACGTTCTTCGGAACAAGCTGGGAATCCGCGACGATAATATCCTCAAGGAGCGAGAAGCTTTCTTCTCGGTTGTCCGACATGGCGAGCTGGTTGTGCAGCGCGCCGCGCCGGCGACGAACGCGCGCGAGTATCGCGAACTGCACAATCATCTGTTTCAGGACGTATATGATTGGGCGGGGCGCTTTCGGACTGTGGACATAAGCAAACCCGGCAGCACTTTTGCCCGAGCGCACTTCATTGCCCGCAGCATGGAGCACGAATTTAAGCAGCTGCCCGACCTCCAAACCCTCAAGTCGATGGATCGTGATCGCTTTGCGGATACCATGGGGCGGCATATTTCCGAATTAAATGCCGTTCATCCGTTCCGTGAGGGCAATGGTCGCACCATGCGGCTGCACTTGCAGCTACATTCCCTTGCGGCCGAGAAATTCGTCTCGATCCAGGCAATGGGGCCGAAGGACTGGATGGAGGCGAGCCGCGACAGCTTCCATACTGGAAATCACGCCTCCCTCGCCAAAGTCATCCGTGATGCCATGCCCCTCGAACAGAACCGCGTCGAGCCAGCGCGTGGGCCAGCGGGCATCGCGTTTCCACCCTCGATGGAATCTCTCATGCCAGTTGGCGAACGACGCGCAATGAGTATCGAGCAGGCCAAGGATCAAATCAGCCGTTACCTACCTACTGCGCAAACCGTTGCGTCGCGGCAGCATGAGCAGCTTAATCGGATCGCGGAAACGTCCGCTGACATGCGCCAGCTGGCCGCGCGTTCAGCGCAGGAGCTTGCCTTTTTCCGCGATCCCAAAGGGCCGATGCACCACCTTCAGCTGATTGAGCAACGCCGCTATCATCAGATCGAAGTCAATTGGTCCGAGGGTATGGACCCGCTGCAAAGAGTCCGCGCCATCAGCGCGGGCGCCGCAGATTTCCTTTCGAAAATGACCGACCGCGACATTCAGGCCGCCGATCGCGCGCTACGTCTGCAAGTCATGCCTCCCGGCGTCAGTCAGGTTGATCTACGCCTTGCCGCGCAATTCGAGAAAAACTCGCCTGAGCAGAACCGCGCCGATGCCAGGTTCGCGCAATTCCAGCTCGCCATTGATAAGCGCGTCGCGACAGCTACCGAGCGCGGCGCATCGAAGGAACAGCTGGCGCAGATCGTCGAAAGCGCAAAGGCCCATGTCGCCGCAACATTGCGCGAAGGCAAATCACCGACGCCGACCGCCGAGAAATCAAAGGACCGCGAGCGCTGA
- a CDS encoding ArdC family protein → MAKETNRIDIYQAVTDDILAMLEAGTKPWVKPWSGGPTIPLRHNGVAYRGINVLSLWASAMRQGFASPYWLTFKQALELGGNVRKGSKGTTVVYANKLVVKDSETDDERAIPFLKRYTVFNADQVEGLDGKYPAPAPIITNPETRDVELEVMFSRIDATVRIGGSQAYYHTRDDYIQMPAFEAFHSADDYYATLAHEAVHHAGHESRLNRKTLISTSRADYARDELVAELGASFIGAIVGFKVEEREDHAAYIEHWLTALRNDKRAIFEAAREAQNAADYLLAMMTDQAD, encoded by the coding sequence ATGGCTAAGGAAACGAACCGGATCGACATTTATCAGGCCGTCACCGACGACATTCTTGCGATGCTCGAAGCGGGCACCAAGCCTTGGGTGAAGCCGTGGAGCGGTGGGCCGACCATTCCGCTCCGGCACAATGGGGTCGCCTATCGTGGGATCAACGTCCTCAGCCTTTGGGCCAGCGCCATGCGTCAGGGCTTCGCCTCCCCCTATTGGCTGACCTTCAAACAGGCATTGGAGCTTGGCGGCAATGTCCGGAAGGGCAGCAAGGGGACCACCGTTGTCTATGCTAACAAGCTTGTCGTGAAGGACTCCGAGACGGACGACGAGCGCGCCATTCCGTTTCTGAAACGATACACGGTTTTCAATGCCGATCAGGTCGAGGGACTGGACGGCAAATATCCCGCGCCCGCCCCGATCATTACCAATCCCGAAACCCGCGACGTTGAGCTTGAAGTGATGTTCTCTCGCATCGACGCAACCGTTCGCATCGGCGGATCGCAAGCCTATTACCACACCCGCGACGACTATATCCAAATGCCTGCTTTTGAAGCGTTCCATTCCGCCGACGACTACTATGCCACGCTTGCGCACGAGGCCGTGCATCATGCAGGGCATGAAAGCCGCCTCAACCGGAAAACCCTGATTTCAACGAGCCGCGCCGACTATGCGAGGGACGAGCTCGTAGCCGAGCTGGGCGCATCCTTCATCGGCGCGATTGTCGGTTTCAAGGTCGAGGAACGCGAAGACCATGCCGCGTATATCGAGCACTGGTTGACCGCGCTCCGCAACGACAAGCGCGCGATTTTCGAGGCTGCCCGTGAGGCTCAGAACGCCGCCGACTACCTGTTGGCGATGATGACCGACCAAGCGGATTGA
- a CDS encoding ParB/RepB/Spo0J family partition protein, translated as MTIQTIQLNKLALSDLNVRKVKPKEIEALAADIQARGVLQNLIGYDEDGKIRICAGGRRYRALKLLQKAKAIPGTFEVPVEIRSKDEALEISLAENAQREDMHPADAIAAYRAIIDSGKDVDDVAASFGVSPAYVRRVLKLAALHPTILKAFQKDEIGMGAAQAFALTDDQDRQLEVFKRTGDNAHQIRAMLTQEKVADTDKHFRIVGEEAYCAAGGTFTTDLFGERRYCDDAGLVMDLVQDRLDAIAKAAREDGWRDAEGQLYRPDSYWMRGHLEPAGERDPTEEETAQLVEIEAAIAKRESEVDEDDHDYDDELRALTRKQDAIVSACRVFTAEQKAEHSLIVFIGHDGIEQVAFTRTAKGTAADGPKPPRPDYSQKVMDQLGGIRTMAVREALASDPELALDVLLTGLLGQVRGNAYSWQQAAEITAEKNRFHVDDAVMGHSTIADIDEIARADLDRLAETPTLDDMRQMDSEAKLRLLAYCVASQITSLSFHSDRDRQLAQIVGAAQINMADKWEPNQVFYDQLSKATLLKLLAEGCGNDAVENCQTMKRSDLAVTVNERLAGRRILPPALRPSALPDAADSESQAA; from the coding sequence ATGACCATCCAGACCATCCAACTGAACAAGCTGGCGCTTTCCGACCTCAACGTGCGGAAGGTGAAGCCCAAGGAAATCGAAGCCCTCGCCGCCGACATTCAGGCGCGGGGCGTGCTGCAAAACCTGATCGGCTATGATGAAGACGGCAAAATCAGGATTTGCGCCGGAGGGCGGCGCTATCGGGCCTTGAAGCTGTTGCAGAAGGCAAAGGCCATCCCCGGCACTTTCGAGGTTCCCGTTGAAATCCGCAGCAAGGACGAGGCGCTGGAAATCTCGCTTGCCGAGAACGCGCAGCGCGAGGACATGCACCCCGCCGATGCCATCGCAGCCTATCGGGCGATCATCGACAGCGGCAAGGACGTTGACGATGTTGCAGCATCGTTCGGCGTCTCCCCGGCCTATGTCCGCCGCGTGTTGAAGCTGGCGGCGCTGCACCCGACCATTCTCAAAGCCTTCCAGAAAGACGAAATCGGCATGGGCGCGGCGCAGGCTTTCGCGCTGACCGACGATCAGGACCGCCAGCTTGAGGTTTTCAAGCGCACCGGCGACAACGCCCACCAAATCCGCGCCATGCTCACCCAGGAGAAGGTTGCCGATACCGACAAGCATTTTCGCATTGTAGGCGAGGAAGCCTATTGCGCCGCAGGCGGCACCTTCACCACCGATCTTTTCGGAGAACGTCGCTATTGCGATGATGCGGGCCTTGTCATGGACCTTGTGCAAGATCGGCTCGACGCCATCGCCAAGGCGGCGCGCGAAGATGGCTGGCGCGATGCAGAAGGGCAGCTCTACCGGCCTGATTCCTACTGGATGCGCGGCCATCTGGAACCCGCTGGCGAGCGCGATCCGACCGAGGAAGAAACCGCGCAGCTGGTCGAGATCGAGGCGGCAATCGCCAAGCGGGAAAGCGAGGTGGACGAGGACGATCACGACTATGACGACGAGTTGCGCGCCCTGACCCGCAAACAGGACGCTATCGTATCGGCTTGCCGCGTTTTCACCGCCGAGCAGAAGGCCGAGCACTCGCTTATCGTCTTCATCGGCCATGACGGTATCGAACAGGTCGCGTTCACCCGCACCGCCAAGGGCACCGCCGCCGATGGCCCCAAGCCTCCTCGCCCCGACTACTCGCAGAAAGTCATGGATCAGCTGGGCGGCATCCGCACGATGGCGGTTCGGGAAGCCCTTGCCAGCGACCCGGAGCTGGCGCTGGACGTGCTCTTAACGGGCCTCTTGGGGCAGGTTCGCGGCAACGCTTATTCGTGGCAACAAGCCGCCGAAATCACCGCCGAGAAGAACCGCTTCCATGTTGACGATGCGGTCATGGGCCATTCCACGATTGCCGACATTGACGAGATCGCAAGGGCCGATCTTGACCGCTTGGCCGAAACACCCACGCTGGACGACATGCGCCAGATGGACAGCGAAGCGAAATTGCGGCTGCTGGCCTACTGCGTTGCCTCGCAGATCACGAGCCTTTCGTTCCACAGCGACCGCGACCGCCAGCTGGCGCAGATCGTCGGAGCCGCGCAGATCAACATGGCCGACAAGTGGGAACCTAATCAGGTATTCTATGACCAGCTTAGCAAGGCCACGCTCTTGAAGCTGCTGGCCGAAGGTTGCGGCAACGACGCTGTAGAGAATTGCCAGACCATGAAGCGCTCTGACCTTGCCGTGACGGTCAACGAGCGCCTTGCGGGGCGGCGCATCCTGCCCCCCGCCCTTCGACCCTCTGCCTTGCCCGATGCCGCCGATAGCGAAAGCCAAGCGGCATGA
- a CDS encoding Tn3 family transposase codes for MTKRKHQLLTESERDQILAIPTDRDHLARLYTFEPSDIEIIGARRERRNQLGVALQLALLRHPGITLAQLIQDRGAIPHDLAAFVAEQLGLHVTELANYAARDQTMTDHARELAARLGLRGPTRADIPFMVEAAARTAWATDKGMTIAMGVVTALREARILLPSISTIERASSAGRARARKQAAHALIADLSAEQVQALDQLFDAAGGMSHLALLKTIPVAAKPDHVRQILDRLRQVRKIGISPDVAGRIHADRFRQYVREGRASPAYMIERYIPSRRRATLVAFLLDLEERLTDSALEMADKLIGGIFTRAKNAQARSYAATSKNVARLMLIFRRTIDALTDAVDTGEDPMEVLDASVGWHTLLKARPEVATIAETANLDPLRVAADRYATLRKFAPDLLEALQFRAGKGSAKTIAAIEMLRDLNRSGKRDLPADAPMPFRKEWQKIVMGDDGKINRRLWEIATIAHLRNKLRSGDVWVERSTGYRQFDSYLLSEPKAKPIVSALGLPPTAGEWLEQRGRELDWRLKKFARSLKRDALEGVRYRDGRLQISPVRTIATPDAEALADRLDAMMPRIRITELLHEVAQETGFLSAFTNLRTGELCPNENALLATILADATNLGLSRMAAASQGVTRDQLLWTHDAYIRDESYRAALAVLINAHHRLPFSRVWGDGTTSSSDGQFFRGAKRGASGGDINARYGVDHGFSFYTHVSDQRGPYHVNVISAATHEAPYVLDGLISHGTDLRIVEHYTDTGGATDHVFALCAMLGFRFCPRLRDFPDRRLAPIAPVSAYPSIAPLLGKRIRTDIINEQWDDVLRLVGSIKAGHVAPSVMLRKLAAYERQNQLDVALQEIGKIERTLFMLDWLENPDLRRRCHAGLNNSEQRHALTQAIYTFRQGRIIDRSHEAQQYRASGLNLVIAAIVYWNTIYMADALQHLRSAAAPVPDDLLVHTSPVGWEHIAFSGDFLWDRAAASAGRKALNLPPDSRAA; via the coding sequence ATGACGAAGCGCAAGCATCAACTCCTGACCGAGAGCGAACGCGATCAGATACTCGCCATCCCGACCGATCGCGACCATTTGGCCCGGCTCTATACCTTCGAGCCTTCCGATATCGAGATCATCGGCGCGCGACGGGAGCGACGGAACCAGTTGGGCGTGGCGCTGCAACTCGCGCTCCTGCGGCACCCGGGCATCACGCTTGCGCAGTTGATACAGGACAGGGGAGCAATACCCCATGATCTCGCCGCTTTCGTCGCGGAGCAACTTGGTCTGCACGTAACCGAGCTGGCCAACTATGCGGCGCGGGATCAGACAATGACGGATCATGCCCGTGAGCTGGCGGCGCGTTTGGGGCTTCGGGGGCCAACCCGCGCCGATATTCCCTTCATGGTCGAGGCGGCCGCGAGAACGGCATGGGCGACCGACAAGGGGATGACGATTGCGATGGGCGTGGTCACCGCCCTGCGCGAGGCCCGGATTTTGCTGCCGTCCATCTCCACCATCGAACGCGCCAGCAGCGCGGGACGTGCCCGCGCGCGCAAGCAGGCCGCCCACGCCCTGATCGCCGATCTCAGCGCCGAACAGGTCCAGGCCCTCGATCAGCTCTTCGACGCCGCCGGCGGCATGAGCCATCTCGCCTTGCTTAAGACCATCCCCGTCGCGGCCAAGCCCGATCACGTCCGCCAGATCCTCGACCGTCTGAGGCAGGTGCGGAAGATCGGCATTTCCCCCGACGTCGCGGGCCGCATCCACGCGGACCGATTTCGGCAATATGTCAGGGAAGGCCGTGCGTCGCCTGCCTATATGATCGAGCGCTATATTCCCTCCCGGCGACGCGCCACGCTCGTTGCCTTCCTGCTCGATCTTGAAGAACGGCTGACGGACAGCGCCCTGGAGATGGCGGACAAGCTGATCGGCGGCATCTTCACCCGCGCGAAGAACGCCCAGGCGCGCAGCTATGCCGCCACGTCGAAGAACGTGGCCCGGCTGATGCTGATCTTCCGCAGGACGATCGACGCGCTCACCGATGCAGTCGATACTGGCGAAGATCCTATGGAGGTCCTGGATGCCTCAGTAGGATGGCACACCCTCCTGAAGGCCAGACCGGAAGTGGCGACGATCGCGGAAACCGCCAATCTTGATCCGCTGAGGGTCGCGGCCGACCGCTATGCGACGTTGCGCAAGTTCGCCCCTGATCTGCTTGAAGCGCTACAGTTCAGGGCCGGAAAGGGCAGCGCGAAAACGATTGCCGCTATCGAGATGCTGCGCGACCTCAATAGGTCGGGCAAGCGCGATCTGCCTGCCGACGCTCCGATGCCCTTCCGCAAGGAATGGCAGAAAATCGTCATGGGCGATGACGGCAAGATCAATCGGCGGCTCTGGGAAATCGCGACTATCGCGCATCTGCGCAACAAGCTGCGCTCCGGTGATGTCTGGGTGGAACGATCGACGGGATACCGCCAGTTCGACAGCTACCTGCTAAGCGAACCGAAGGCCAAGCCGATCGTGTCGGCTCTTGGTCTGCCACCCACAGCCGGCGAATGGCTCGAACAGCGGGGCCGCGAACTGGACTGGCGGCTGAAGAAATTCGCCCGGAGCCTGAAGCGCGACGCTCTGGAGGGTGTGCGATACCGCGACGGCCGCCTCCAGATATCCCCCGTTCGCACGATCGCAACGCCCGACGCCGAAGCCCTGGCCGACCGGCTCGATGCGATGATGCCACGCATCCGTATCACCGAACTGCTACATGAGGTGGCGCAGGAAACTGGCTTTCTTTCGGCGTTCACCAACCTGCGCACCGGCGAGCTATGTCCCAATGAAAATGCGCTGCTCGCCACGATCCTCGCCGACGCCACCAATCTCGGCCTGTCGCGCATGGCCGCCGCGAGCCAGGGCGTCACGCGCGATCAACTCCTATGGACCCATGACGCCTATATCCGCGACGAGAGCTACCGCGCGGCGCTCGCCGTCCTCATCAACGCGCACCACCGCCTGCCATTCTCGCGGGTATGGGGCGACGGCACAACGTCCAGTTCCGATGGTCAGTTCTTCAGGGGCGCGAAGCGCGGCGCATCGGGCGGCGACATCAACGCGCGCTATGGCGTCGATCATGGCTTCAGCTTCTACACCCATGTTTCCGATCAGCGCGGGCCCTACCACGTCAATGTGATCTCGGCCGCCACGCATGAAGCGCCCTATGTCCTCGACGGCCTCATCAGCCATGGCACCGATCTCAGGATCGTCGAGCATTACACCGACACCGGCGGAGCGACGGATCATGTCTTCGCCCTGTGCGCGATGCTGGGATTTCGCTTCTGCCCGCGCCTGCGCGACTTTCCGGACAGGCGGCTTGCGCCGATCGCGCCGGTTTCGGCCTATCCGTCCATCGCCCCGTTGTTGGGCAAGCGTATCCGCACCGACATCATCAATGAACAATGGGACGACGTGCTGCGCCTCGTGGGGTCGATCAAGGCTGGCCACGTCGCGCCGTCGGTCATGCTGCGAAAGCTCGCCGCCTACGAACGGCAGAACCAGCTCGACGTCGCACTACAGGAGATCGGCAAGATCGAACGGACCCTGTTCATGCTGGACTGGCTTGAAAATCCCGATCTGCGCCGGCGATGCCATGCCGGCCTTAACAACAGCGAGCAGCGCCATGCCCTGACGCAAGCGATCTACACCTTCCGCCAGGGCCGCATCATCGACCGCAGCCATGAAGCTCAACAATATCGGGCATCAGGCCTCAACCTAGTCATCGCGGCGATCGTCTATTGGAACACGATCTACATGGCCGACGCCCTCCAGCATCTGCGATCGGCAGCGGCCCCGGTCCCCGATGATCTGCTTGTCCATACGTCGCCGGTTGGCTGGGAGCATATTGCCTTTTCCGGCGATTTCCTCTGGGATCGAGCCGCCGCTTCCGCTGGCCGCAAGGCCCTCAATCTTCCGCCGGACAGCCGCGCCGCCTAA
- a CDS encoding recombinase family protein, with amino-acid sequence MGDILGYARVSTGDQDVAGQTMRLEKAGAIKIFTDVISGKSMERPGLAELIAYARKGDTLAVVRLDRLGRSLAELLTTVETLRGQGIALLSLEEKIDTSSAAGELIFHVFGAIAHFERRLISERTRDGIAAARAKGKQPGRQPLDMSKVDAAIKLVEARISPTEAARQLGIGRSTIYREMRRMGIERPA; translated from the coding sequence ATGGGTGATATTCTGGGCTATGCCCGCGTCAGCACCGGCGATCAGGACGTTGCGGGCCAGACCATGCGTCTGGAGAAGGCTGGCGCCATCAAAATCTTCACCGATGTCATTTCAGGTAAGAGCATGGAACGGCCCGGTCTGGCTGAGCTAATCGCCTATGCCCGCAAGGGTGACACGCTGGCGGTGGTCCGCCTCGATCGGCTTGGGCGCTCGCTTGCCGAACTTCTCACCACGGTTGAGACGCTACGCGGTCAGGGCATCGCGCTCCTGAGCCTTGAAGAAAAGATCGACACTTCGTCAGCTGCCGGCGAGCTCATCTTCCATGTGTTTGGGGCCATCGCCCATTTTGAGCGACGGCTGATTTCTGAGCGAACCAGAGATGGTATTGCCGCCGCCCGTGCTAAGGGCAAACAGCCTGGCCGTCAGCCGCTGGACATGTCCAAAGTGGATGCGGCCATCAAGCTGGTCGAAGCTCGTATCTCGCCTACCGAAGCAGCGCGGCAACTCGGCATCGGCCGATCGACCATTTATCGCGAAATGCGTAGGATGGGAATCGAACGGCCCGCCTGA
- a CDS encoding ArsR/SmtB family transcription factor gives MMADIATLDLDAAAELLRALAHPVRLSLLRTLIDGERSVGEIEQLANVVQPGLSQQLGVLRKADLVHTRREAKLVFYRINQARIAEVSALLDAFAGTVAISRADSVAARMQAGGGAAMFARITPRK, from the coding sequence ATGATGGCGGACATCGCGACGCTTGATCTCGATGCCGCAGCGGAATTGCTCCGGGCGCTAGCGCATCCGGTGCGCCTCTCCCTGTTGCGCACGCTCATTGATGGCGAGCGCTCGGTCGGCGAGATCGAGCAGTTAGCCAATGTCGTGCAGCCCGGCCTTAGCCAGCAGCTCGGTGTTCTGCGAAAGGCCGACCTTGTCCATACGCGACGCGAGGCGAAGCTGGTTTTCTATCGCATCAACCAGGCCCGTATCGCTGAAGTTAGCGCCTTGCTTGATGCCTTTGCGGGAACGGTGGCGATCTCCCGTGCCGACAGCGTGGCAGCTCGGATGCAGGCCGGGGGCGGTGCCGCGATGTTCGCCCGCATCACGCCGCGCAAGTGA
- a CDS encoding peroxiredoxin gives MSISMNERFDLAPELPSCSALRLGEEAPDFTARSTRGPVSLSDFRGRWLALFSHPADFTPVCTSEFVSIARAHDRFAALGCELMALSVDSLFSHLAWIRAIRDRFDVVVDFPIIEDPTLEIARAYGMVGPNAMDASAVRTTYFLDPDGILRASTCYPASVGRSVEEMLRLVAALQRVHDGSALAPEGWMPGGDLLAVPSHDVADVLAAPAGTDWFYTPIKDQA, from the coding sequence ATGTCGATCAGCATGAATGAAAGGTTCGATTTGGCTCCTGAACTCCCCTCCTGTTCCGCGTTGCGCCTTGGCGAGGAAGCGCCGGATTTCACCGCCCGCTCGACCCGTGGCCCGGTGTCACTTTCGGATTTCCGAGGGCGCTGGCTTGCGCTCTTTTCGCATCCCGCGGATTTCACGCCGGTCTGCACCAGTGAGTTTGTGTCGATCGCGCGCGCGCATGACCGGTTTGCGGCGTTGGGATGCGAACTGATGGCGCTGTCGGTCGACAGCCTGTTTTCCCACCTCGCCTGGATCCGCGCGATCCGCGATCGGTTCGATGTCGTCGTGGACTTCCCGATCATTGAGGACCCAACGCTGGAGATCGCGCGCGCCTATGGCATGGTCGGCCCAAACGCGATGGACGCCAGCGCGGTGCGGACGACCTATTTCCTCGATCCGGATGGAATTTTGCGGGCCTCGACCTGCTACCCGGCGAGCGTCGGGCGCTCCGTAGAGGAGATGTTGCGCCTCGTCGCCGCGCTTCAGCGTGTGCATGACGGATCGGCGCTGGCGCCGGAAGGCTGGATGCCGGGCGGCGATCTGCTCGCGGTCCCGAGCCACGATGTCGCCGACGTGCTGGCCGCGCCCGCCGGCACCGACTGGTTCTATACGCCGATCAAGGATCAGGCATGA
- a CDS encoding MBL fold metallo-hydrolase, producing the protein MLATQIVTDTRAGEVPAPVVRSFFDEPTFTASYVVHDPVTCAAAIIDSVMDFDPASGRTKNSSAQAIIDYVQAEGLKVEWLLETHAHADHLSAAPFLQERLGGKLAIGRAITTVQSVFGKIFNEGTQFERDGSQFDNLFDDGDGFSIGSIPAVALHVPGHTPADLAYVIGDAVFTGDTLFMPDYGTARADFPGGDARMLYRSIRRLMDLPRETRTFLCHDYKAPGRDDFVWETTIGQERASNVHVHEGVGEDEFVEMRTRRDATLGMPRLILPSIQVNMRGGHLPEPEENGTRYLKLPLDVL; encoded by the coding sequence ATGCTCGCAACGCAGATTGTGACGGACACCCGGGCCGGCGAAGTGCCCGCGCCGGTCGTGCGCTCGTTTTTTGACGAGCCGACATTTACCGCCAGCTATGTGGTTCATGATCCAGTGACTTGCGCCGCAGCGATTATCGACAGCGTGATGGATTTTGATCCTGCATCAGGCCGAACCAAAAATAGTTCTGCGCAGGCGATCATCGATTATGTCCAGGCGGAAGGGCTCAAAGTCGAATGGCTGCTGGAAACGCATGCCCATGCAGATCATCTGTCTGCCGCGCCGTTCCTCCAGGAAAGGCTCGGCGGCAAGCTCGCGATCGGTCGCGCGATCACGACAGTCCAGAGCGTGTTCGGCAAGATCTTCAACGAAGGCACGCAGTTCGAGCGTGACGGGTCGCAATTCGACAATCTGTTCGATGACGGCGACGGGTTCTCGATCGGTTCGATTCCTGCGGTCGCGCTGCATGTGCCAGGGCATACGCCCGCCGACTTGGCCTATGTGATCGGCGATGCGGTGTTCACCGGCGATACGCTGTTCATGCCGGACTATGGCACCGCTCGCGCGGATTTTCCGGGCGGCGATGCGCGAATGCTTTATCGCTCGATCCGCCGCCTGATGGATTTGCCGCGTGAGACGCGCACTTTCCTTTGCCATGACTACAAAGCGCCGGGCCGCGACGACTTTGTGTGGGAAACCACCATCGGCCAGGAACGCGCTTCCAATGTCCATGTCCACGAAGGCGTAGGCGAGGACGAATTTGTCGAGATGCGCACCCGGCGTGACGCGACGCTAGGGATGCCGCGGCTCATCCTTCCCTCGATACAGGTGAATATGCGCGGCGGGCATCTGCCTGAGCCAGAAGAGAATGGCACGCGCTACCTCAAGCTCCCGCTGGATGTGCTGTGA
- a CDS encoding YeeE/YedE family protein, which yields MPDYAMPVQGLIGGLMIGTAAAIMLLGAGRIAGVSGMAARAIGLGGGAPRTLALAFIIGLPLGAALVAWAAGPILSRFPMSMATLAVAGLIVGIGTRLGSGCTSGHGVCGMSRLSRRSIVATFTFMATGFATVAIVNAVGGGW from the coding sequence ATGCCTGATTATGCGATGCCAGTGCAGGGGCTGATCGGCGGCCTGATGATCGGCACGGCGGCTGCTATCATGCTGCTGGGCGCGGGCCGCATCGCTGGCGTCAGCGGCATGGCAGCGCGGGCGATCGGGCTGGGCGGCGGCGCACCGCGCACGCTCGCGCTGGCATTCATCATCGGCCTGCCTCTCGGCGCGGCACTTGTCGCATGGGCGGCGGGACCGATCCTGTCACGCTTCCCCATGAGCATGGCAACGCTCGCGGTAGCAGGGCTCATCGTCGGCATCGGCACGCGGCTTGGCTCGGGCTGCACGTCCGGTCATGGCGTATGCGGCATGTCGCGCCTGTCTAGGCGATCCATCGTTGCGACCTTTACCTTCATGGCGACCGGCTTCGCGACGGTGGCAATCGTCAATGCGGTCGGGGGCGGCTGGTGA
- a CDS encoding DUF6691 family protein has translation MIRGMIGLASGLLFGAGLAVSGMLDPVRVRSFLDLFGAWDPTLAFVMGGAMTPMAIAWLIQRRMAAPVADADFHLPDTDPVTPRLLGGSALFGIGWGLGGLCPGPALAAFAINPPAAAVFTAAMAVGFAIVWALDRPSGPRTPVHA, from the coding sequence GTGATCCGCGGCATGATCGGCCTTGCCTCCGGCCTGCTGTTCGGCGCGGGCCTCGCCGTGTCGGGCATGCTGGACCCCGTGCGGGTCCGCAGCTTCCTCGACCTGTTCGGTGCCTGGGATCCCACCCTTGCCTTCGTCATGGGCGGCGCGATGACCCCCATGGCAATCGCCTGGCTGATCCAGCGGCGGATGGCGGCGCCTGTTGCCGATGCCGATTTTCATCTGCCCGACACCGATCCGGTCACGCCGCGCCTGCTCGGGGGGTCTGCCTTGTTCGGCATCGGATGGGGGCTCGGTGGCCTTTGCCCAGGCCCGGCGCTGGCCGCATTTGCCATCAATCCTCCGGCAGCCGCCGTTTTCACTGCTGCGATGGCGGTCGGCTTCGCGATCGTCTGGGCGCTTGATCGCCCGTCGGGACCGCGAACGCCGGTCCATGCCTGA